One stretch of Mus pahari chromosome 5, PAHARI_EIJ_v1.1, whole genome shotgun sequence DNA includes these proteins:
- the Faslg gene encoding tumor necrosis factor ligand superfamily member 6 isoform X2: protein MQTSGCLTEKQRKENRREVFPLTVETLYRKLTFSGAVRVRVLSLTLVSPQDQEKKNPFLGLGAMQQPMNYPCPQIYWVDSSATSSWAPPGSVFPCPSSGPRGPDQRRPPPPPPPPASPLPPLSQPPLLPPLIPLKKKDHNTNLWLLVIFFMVLVALVGMGLGMYQLFHLQKELAELREPTPVHPLKKKSQGVWPI from the exons ATGCAAACGAGTGGGTGTCtcacagagaagcaaagaaaagagaacaggagagaggtgTTTCCCTTGACTGTGGAAACTTTATACAGAAAACTTACCTTCTCTGGAGCAGTCCGCGTCAGAGTCCTGTCCTTGACACTTGTGTCTCCACAAGACCAAGAGAAGAAAAACCCTTTCCTGGGGCTGGGTGCCATGCAGCAGCCCATGAATTACCCATGTCCCCAGATTTACTGGGTAGACAGCAGTGCCACTTCGTCGTGGGCTCCTCCAGGGTCAGTTTTTCCCTGTCCATCTTCTGGGCCTAGAGGGCCGGACCAAAGGAGAccgccaccacctccaccaccacctgcaTCACCACTACCTCCGCTGTCACAGCCACCCCTACTGCCACCACTGATCCCTTTAAAGAAGAAGGACCACAACACAAATCTGTGGCTACTGGTGATATTTTTCATGGTTCTGGTGGCTCTGGTTGGAATGGGGTTAGGAATGTATCAGCTCTTCCACCTGCAGAAGGAACTGGCAGAACTCCGTGAG CCAACCCCAGTGCACCCTCTGAAAAAAAAGAGCCAAGGAGTGTGGCCCATTTAA
- the Faslg gene encoding tumor necrosis factor ligand superfamily member 6 isoform X1 — translation MQTSGCLTEKQRKENRREVFPLTVETLYRKLTFSGAVRVRVLSLTLVSPQDQEKKNPFLGLGAMQQPMNYPCPQIYWVDSSATSSWAPPGSVFPCPSSGPRGPDQRRPPPPPPPPASPLPPLSQPPLLPPLIPLKKKDHNTNLWLLVIFFMVLVALVGMGLGMYQLFHLQKELAELREFTNPSLKVSSFEKQIANPSAPSEKKEPRSVAHLTGNPHSRSITLEWEDTYGTALISGVKYKKGGLVINEAGLYFVYSKVYFRGQSCNNQPLKHKVYMKNSKYPGDLVLMEEKKLNYCTTGQIWAHSSYLGAVFNLTSADHLYVNISQLSLINFEESKTFFGLYKL, via the exons ATGCAAACGAGTGGGTGTCtcacagagaagcaaagaaaagagaacaggagagaggtgTTTCCCTTGACTGTGGAAACTTTATACAGAAAACTTACCTTCTCTGGAGCAGTCCGCGTCAGAGTCCTGTCCTTGACACTTGTGTCTCCACAAGACCAAGAGAAGAAAAACCCTTTCCTGGGGCTGGGTGCCATGCAGCAGCCCATGAATTACCCATGTCCCCAGATTTACTGGGTAGACAGCAGTGCCACTTCGTCGTGGGCTCCTCCAGGGTCAGTTTTTCCCTGTCCATCTTCTGGGCCTAGAGGGCCGGACCAAAGGAGAccgccaccacctccaccaccacctgcaTCACCACTACCTCCGCTGTCACAGCCACCCCTACTGCCACCACTGATCCCTTTAAAGAAGAAGGACCACAACACAAATCTGTGGCTACTGGTGATATTTTTCATGGTTCTGGTGGCTCTGGTTGGAATGGGGTTAGGAATGTATCAGCTCTTCCACCTGCAGAAGGAACTGGCAGAACTCCGTGAG TTCACCAACCCAAGCCTTAAAGTATCATCTTTTGAAAAGCAAATAG CCAACCCCAGTGCACCCTCTGAAAAAAAAGAGCCAAGGAGTGTGGCCCATTTAACAG GGAACCCCCACTCAAGGTCCATCACTCTGGAATGGGAAGATACATACGGAACTGCTCTGATCTCTGGAGTGAAGTATAAGAAAGGCGGCCTAGTGATCAACGAAGCGGGGTTGTACTTTGTATATTCCAAAGTATACTTCCGGGGTCAGTCTTGCAACAACCAGCCCCTAAAACACAAGGTCTATATGAAGAACTCTAAGTATCCTGGGGATCTGGTGCTAATGGAGGAGAAGAAGTTGAACTACTGCACTACTGGACAGATATGGGCCCACAGCAGCTACCTGGGGGCAGTATTTAATCTTACCAGTGCTGACCATTTATATGTCAACATATCTCAACTCTCTCTGATCAATTTTGAGGAATCTAAGACATTTTTTGGCTTGTataagctttaa